From one Erinaceus europaeus chromosome 4, mEriEur2.1, whole genome shotgun sequence genomic stretch:
- the BEND3 gene encoding BEN domain-containing protein 3, translating into MNATDFSEDVDEVLKISAVKVESETEDAALDCSVNARPSEKHPLDPVFTVLQDCSKRKQPAGDSQSDSVSSVKRRRLIPEALLAGMRNREHSSPCQGNGEQVGRSKHLSSVWPGEEDGCGDTTTPSYKKPLYGISHKIMEKKNPPPGDTVSTFELFEKANANSPSPLRLLNEPQKRDCGGGPTDGDPNIYFLIQKMFYMLNTLSSNMSQLHSKVDLLSLEVSRIKKQVSPTEMVAKFQPPPEYQLTAAELKQIVDQSLSGGDLACRLLVQLFPELFSDGDYPRGCSACGFAAKRKLESLHLQLIRNYVEVYYPSVRDTAVWQAECLPQLNDFFSRFWAQREMEDSQPGGQVADFFEAEQVEPGHFLDNKDQEEALSLDRSSTAASDQMLDTQDLTEFLDEASTPGEFTVFLLHRLFPELFDHRKLGEQYSCYGDGGKQELDPHRLQVIRNYTEIYFPDMQEEAAWRQQCAQRINDELESLGLDGASEGEPPREDCYDSSSLPDDISVVKVEDGFEGERPGRRSKKIWLVPVDFDKLEIPQPDFDVPGADCLLSREQLRGIYESSQSIGNFASRLLVHLFPELFTHENLRKQYNCSGSLGKKQLDPARIRLIRHYVQLLYPRAKNDRIWTLEFVGKLDERCRRRDTEQRRSYQQQRRVHAPGPECRDPAAAFTATAAAAANPERFREDLDGPPLPPERSSKDFCKIPLDKLVVPAPDFPVPPVYLLSDKEVREIVQQSLSVGNFAARLLVRLFPELFTADNLRLQYNHSGACNKKQLDPTRLRLIRHYVEAVYPVEKMEEVWHYECIPSIDERCRRPNRKKCDILKKAKKVEK; encoded by the coding sequence GCGCTGCTGGCAGGCATGCGGAACCGGGAGCACAGCTCACCCTGCCAGGGCAACGGGGAGCAGGTTGGCAGGAGCAAGCACCTGAGCTCTGTGTGGCCAGGGGAGGAGGACGGCTGCGGGGACACGACCACTCCCTCCTACAAGAAGCCTCTCTATGGCATCTCGCACAAGATAATGGAGAAGAAGAACCCCCCGCCGGGGGACACGGTCAGCACGTTCGAGCTCTTTGAGAAAGCGAACGCCAACAGCCCCTCCCCGCTGCGTCTCCTGAACGAGCCCCAGAAGCGGGACTGCGGCGGTGGCCCCACCGACGGCGACCCCAACATCTACTTCCTGATCCAGAAGATGTTCTACATGCTCAACACACTGTCCTCCAACATGTCCCAGCTGCACAGCAAGGTCGACCTGCTCTCCCTGGAGGTGAGCCGCATCAAGAAGCAGGTGAGCCCCACCGAGATGGTGGCCAAGTTCCAGCCGCCCCCCGAGTACCAGCTCACGGCCGCCGAGCTCAAGCAGATCGTGGACCAGAGCCTGTCGGGCGGCGACCTGGCCTGCCGCCTGCTGGTGCAGCTCTTCCCCGAGCTCTTCAGCGACGGGGACTACCCCCGCGGCTGCAGCGCCTGCGGCTTCGCGGCCAAGCGCAAGCTGGAGTCCCTGCACCTGCAGCTCATCCGCAATTACGTGGAGGTCTACTACCCCTCGGTGAGGGACACGGCCGTGTGGCAGGCCGAGTGCCTGCCGCAGCTCAACGACTTCTTCAGCCGCTTCTGGGCTCAGCGGGAGATGGAGGACAGCCAGCCGGGCGGCCAGGTCGCCGACTTCTTCGAGGCCGAGCAGGTGGAGCCGGGCCACTTCCTGGATAACAAGGACCAGGAGGAAGCCCTGTCGCTGGACCGCAGCAGCACCGCCGCCTCGGACCAGATGCTGGACACGCAGGACCTCACCGAGTTCCTGGACGAAGCCTCCACGCCGGGCGAGTTCACCGTCTTCCTCCTCCACCGGCTCTTCCCCGAGCTCTTCGACCACCGCAAGCTGGGCGAGCAGTACAGCTGCTACGGGGACGGCGGCAAGCAGGAGCTGGACCCTCACCGGCTGCAGGTCATCCGCAACTACACGGAGATCTACTTCCCCGACATGCAGGAGGAGGCGGCCTGGCGGCAGCAGTGCGCCCAGCGCATCAACGACGagctggagagcctggggctggacGGGGCCAGCGAGGGCGAGCCCCCCCGGGAGGACTGCTACGACTCCTCCAGCCTGCCGGACGACATCTCCGTGGTCAAGGTGGAAGACGGCTTCGAGGGCGAGCGGCCGGGCCGGCGCTCCAAGAAGATCTGGCTGGTGCCCGTGGACTTCGACAAGCTGGAGATCCCGCAGCCCGACTTCGACGTGCCGGGCGCCGACTGCCTGCTCAGCCGGGAGCAGCTGCGCGGCATCTACGAGAGCAGCCAGTCCATCGGCAACTTCGCGTCGCGCCTGCTGGTGCACCTGTTCCCCGAGCTCTTCACCCACGAGAACCTGCGCAAGCAGTACAACTGCAGCGGCTCGCTGGGCAAGAAGCAGCTGGACCCGGCCCGCATCCGGCTCATCCGCCACTACGTGCAGCTGCTCTACCCCCGGGCCAAGAACGACCGCATCTGGACGCTGGAGTTCGTGGGCAAGCTGGACGAGCGCTGCCGGCGCCGGGACACGGAGCAGAGACGCTCCTACCAGCAGCAGCGCAGGGTGCACGCTCCGGGCCCCGAGTGCAGGGACCCCGCGGCTGCCTTCACCGccacggccgccgccgccgccaaccCCGAGAGGTTCCGCGAGGACCTCGACGGCCCCCCGCTGCCCCCCGAAAGGAGCAGCAAGGACTTCTGCAAGATCCCGCTGGACAAGCTGGTGGTCCCCGCACCCGACTTCCCGGTGCCCCCCGTCTACCTGCTGTCGGACAAGGAGGTGCGCGAGATCGTGCAGCAGAGCCTGTCGGTGGGCAACTTCGCCGCCCGCCTCCTGGTCAGGCTCTTCCCCGAACTCTTCACCGCCGACAACCTCCGGCTGCAGTACAACCACTCGGGAGCCTGCAACAAGAAGCAGCTGGACCCCACTCGCCTGAGGCTCATCCGCCACTACGTGGAAGCCGTCTACCCGGTGGAGAAGATGGAGGAGGTGTGGCACTACGAATGTATCCCCAGCATCGACGAACGGTGCCGACGCCCCAACAGGAAAAAATGCGACATCCTGAAGAAAGCCAAGAAAGTAGAGAAGTga